One window of the Acaryochloris sp. CCMEE 5410 genome contains the following:
- the rplI gene encoding 50S ribosomal protein L9, producing MGKRVQLVLNEDVRKLGYSGDLVEVAPGYARNYLIPKGIAYRATPGVLKQIEHRKAEELKRLEGIKDEAAKQKVALQTIGTFRIEQKAGEEDMLFGRVTSPDVAELIANISGFEIDKRGIDIPDIRKLGTYSVDIKLHPEVIATVKVEVVPE from the coding sequence ATGGGAAAACGCGTTCAGCTCGTTTTAAATGAAGATGTTAGAAAACTGGGTTATTCAGGAGACCTAGTTGAAGTTGCGCCTGGATATGCCCGCAACTATTTAATTCCGAAAGGAATCGCTTACCGAGCTACTCCTGGTGTGCTCAAGCAGATTGAGCATCGCAAAGCCGAAGAACTCAAGCGTCTAGAAGGCATTAAGGACGAGGCCGCAAAACAAAAGGTCGCCCTTCAAACTATTGGCACCTTCCGCATTGAACAAAAGGCCGGCGAAGAAGATATGCTGTTCGGTCGGGTAACCTCTCCTGACGTTGCCGAACTTATCGCCAATATCAGCGGTTTCGAAATCGACAAACGGGGCATTGATATCCCTGATATCCGCAAGCTGGGAACCTACTCCGTTGATATTAAGCTCCACCCAGAAGTCATTGCTACCGTCAAAGTGGAAGTTGTTCCTGAATAA